In Sphaeramia orbicularis chromosome 10, fSphaOr1.1, whole genome shotgun sequence, the following proteins share a genomic window:
- the prss23 gene encoding serine protease 23: MMTPHESSLLTLLLLHLQLFRSVSLSVLHPPPHPSSVHHVPALVPHAPMPLSRSRFSAHTQLDFTTHCNSSCFHRGELNTQKEQLSDKLAFETLYADGSRTLTTVEVEGDSGEDAALFAQPPRRRLRPRHKRVRRQIYGADGRFNIQGDNFLLDYPFSTAVRISTGCTGVLVSQQHILTAAHCVHDGKDYVKGARKLKVGFLITPSSNDTNASLTSAHKPLVRWVRVKRTRVPKGWIQGPQEVSMDFDYALLELRWPHRRPFMRLSVAPSSDDLAGKRIHFSGFDSDRPGELVYRFCPVEEESKDLIYQHCDARPGASGSGVYGRVWDDALERWERKVIGIFSGHQWLEIDGENRDYNVAVRITPLKFAQICYWVHGNRQDCVQG; the protein is encoded by the coding sequence ATGATGACTCCACATGAGAGCTCCCTactgactctcctgctcctccaccTGCAGCTCTTCCGGTCCGTCTCCTTGTCCGTCCTGCATCCTCCTCCACACCCCTCATCAGTCCACCACGTCCCTGCGCTGGTGCCTCATGCTCCCATGCCTCTCAGCCGCTCCAGGTTCAGCGCTCACACTCAGCTGGACTTCACCACTCACTGCAACTCCAGCTGCTTTCACCGGGGAGAGCTGAACACCCAGAAGGAGCAGCTCAGCGACAAACTGGCCTTTGAGACGCTGTACGCCGACGGCTCACGCACACTGACCACTGTGGAAGTGGAGGGTGACTCGGGGGAAGATGCTGCCCTTTTTGCTCAACCTCCCAGGAGACGACTGAGGCCCAGACACAAGCGTGTGAGGAGACAGATCTATGGAGCAGATGGTCGTTTTAACATCCAAGGTGACAACTTCCTATTGGATTATCCTTTCTCCACAGCCGTGCGGATCTCCACTGGCTGCACTGGGGTTCTGGTGTCGCAGCAGCACATCCTCACAGCAGCCCACTGTGTGCATGATGGGAAGGATTATGTCAAGGGTGCGAGGAAGCTCAAGGTTGGATTCCTGATTACTCCATCTTCAAATGACACTAATGCCAGCCTCACTTCAGCCCACAAGCCTTTAGTCCGGTGGGTGAGGGTGAAACGCACCCGTGTTCCAAAAGGCTGGATCCAGGGCCCTCAGGAGGTCAGTATGGACTTTGACTATGCCCTGCTGGAGCTACGATGGCCTCACCGTCGACCCTTCATGCGTCTGTCTGTGGCTCCATCCTCTGATGACTTGGCAGGGAAGCGGATCCACTTCTCTGGTTTTGACAGCGACAGACCTGGTGAGCTGGTGTACAGGTTTTGTCCCGTGGAAGAAGAGTCCAAAGACCTGATTTACCAGCACTGTGACGCCCGACCAGGAGCCAGCGGTTCTGGAGTATACGGCAGAGTGTGGGACGATGCTTTAGAGCGCTGGGAAAGGAAGGTTATTGGCATTTTCTCTGGACACCAGTGGCTGGAAATAGACGGCGAGAACCGGGATTACAACGTGGCTGTGCGGATCACGCCTCTGAAGTTTGCTCAGATCTGTTACTGGGTGCACGGGAATCGACAAGACTGTGTCCAGGGCTGA
- the cfl1 gene encoding cofilin-1 has product MASGVKVTDEVIAVFNDMKVRKAMEREDEKRKRKKAILFCLSKDLKNIVLDDGKEILLGDLGTTVQDPYQHFVKMLPPDDCRYALYDATYETKETKKEDLVFIFWAPDSAPLKSKMIYASSKDAIKRKFEGIKHEWQVNGLEDLKDRHTLAEKLGGSSVISLEGSPI; this is encoded by the exons ATG GCCTCCGGTGTGAAAGTCACAGATGAAGTTATTGCAGTCTTCAACGACATGAAGGTGCGTAAGGCTATGGAAAGAGAGgatgagaagaggaagaggaagaaggccATTCTGTTCTGTCTGAGCAAGGACCTCAAGAACATCGTTTTGGATGACGGCAAAGAAATCCTGCTGGGTGACTTGGGAACCACTGTCCAGGACCCGTACCAGCACTTTGTCAAGATGCTTCCCCCAGATGACTGCCGGTACGCCCTGTATGACGCCACCTACGagaccaaagaaacaaagaaagaggaCCTGGTCTTTATCTTCTG GGCTCCAGATAGTGCTCCCTTGAAGAGCAAGATGATCTATGCCAGCTCAAAAGACGCCATTAAGAGGAAATTTGAAG GTATTAAGCATGAGTGGCAGGTGAACGGTTTGGAAGACCTCAAAGACCGGCATACCCTTGCTGAGAAGCTTGGTGGCTCATCAGTAATCAGCCTGGAAGGATCCCCTATATAA